Proteins from one Acidobacteriota bacterium genomic window:
- a CDS encoding M48 family metalloprotease codes for MNEDRASRYHRQRRRATILSLLLTAALLAALVISGASIALRDWAESLGGSPADGLPGYLIACVLFVSVLFALEEVLGFPLATYRGYTLEHRYGLSREAFRDWCRDHAKAAAIGLAFTIVAAVAVYTAIHLTPRWWWVAAAILATAAAIVLTNILPTVVLPIFYRLEPLDRPELAWRLIALARAQGVEALGVYVWGLGEKTRKANAALVGLGSTRRILLSDTLLAEYSEDEIEVILAHELAHHVHRDLWKAIAVEAAIALMAAWCADFTRRLIGPVLGFYGPQDLAALPLHLFGAGIVSVAAVPFVNALSRCNERRADRFAVGLTRRPAAFMSAMRRLGAQNLAESRPGAIARLIFYTHPPVEERIEAAKTAAR; via the coding sequence TTGAACGAAGACAGAGCCTCGCGGTACCACCGCCAGCGCCGCCGCGCGACGATCCTGTCGCTCCTGCTGACGGCGGCGCTGCTGGCCGCTCTCGTCATCTCCGGCGCGTCGATCGCGCTGCGCGACTGGGCGGAATCGCTCGGTGGCTCGCCGGCGGACGGCTTGCCGGGCTATCTCATCGCCTGCGTCCTCTTCGTATCGGTCCTCTTCGCGCTCGAGGAGGTTCTCGGCTTTCCGCTGGCCACGTATCGCGGCTACACGCTCGAGCACCGCTACGGGCTCTCGCGCGAGGCGTTCCGCGATTGGTGCCGCGATCACGCCAAGGCGGCCGCGATCGGACTGGCATTCACGATCGTCGCGGCCGTCGCCGTCTACACGGCGATCCACCTGACACCGCGGTGGTGGTGGGTGGCCGCCGCAATTCTGGCGACCGCCGCCGCGATCGTCCTCACCAACATCCTGCCGACCGTCGTGTTGCCGATCTTCTATCGCCTCGAACCGCTGGACCGCCCCGAGTTGGCCTGGCGCCTGATCGCGCTCGCGCGCGCGCAGGGCGTCGAGGCGCTGGGGGTGTACGTGTGGGGGCTGGGGGAGAAGACACGCAAGGCCAACGCGGCGCTCGTCGGCCTCGGGAGCACCCGCCGCATCCTCCTGTCGGACACCCTGCTCGCGGAATACTCCGAAGACGAGATCGAAGTGATCCTCGCGCATGAACTTGCGCACCACGTGCACCGCGATCTCTGGAAAGCCATCGCTGTTGAAGCGGCGATCGCCCTGATGGCCGCCTGGTGCGCGGATTTCACCCGCCGCCTTATCGGCCCGGTGCTCGGCTTCTACGGCCCGCAGGACCTCGCGGCGCTTCCCCTGCACCTGTTCGGCGCCGGCATCGTCTCGGTGGCCGCCGTGCCGTTCGTCAACGCCCTCTCGCGCTGCAATGAACGACGCGCCGACCGGTTTGCCGTGGGACTGACGCGGCGGCCGGCCGCGTTCATGTCGGCGATGCGGCGCCTCGGCGCGCAGAACCTCGCGGAATCCCGCCCCGGCGCCATCGCGCGCCTGATCTTCTACACGCACCCGCCCGTCGAAGAGAGGATCGAAGCCGCGAAAACCGCGGCCCGTTGA
- a CDS encoding cupredoxin domain-containing protein has product MANRRRVLAWIALLGGSAVLLAGARSSAQDQAPSRRDFNVTARRYSFAPSRIEVREGDIVRLTVAAEDIAHSFTVDEYRIAKRAAPGQPVTFEFRADRRGTFRIYCNLQQDDGCRNMHGELVVQ; this is encoded by the coding sequence ATGGCCAACCGCAGACGCGTCCTCGCGTGGATTGCCCTGCTCGGCGGCTCGGCCGTTCTGCTGGCCGGTGCGCGTTCGTCCGCCCAGGATCAGGCGCCCAGCCGCCGCGACTTCAACGTCACGGCGCGCAGGTACTCCTTTGCTCCCAGCCGCATCGAAGTTCGCGAGGGGGACATCGTCCGCCTCACCGTTGCCGCCGAGGACATCGCGCACAGCTTCACCGTCGACGAGTACCGCATCGCCAAGCGGGCGGCACCGGGACAGCCGGTCACCTTCGAGTTCCGCGCGGATCGGCGCGGCACCTTCCGCATCTACTGCAACCTGCAGCAGGATGACGGGTGCAGAAACATGCACGGCGAGTTGGTAGTCCAGTAG
- the smc gene encoding chromosome segregation protein SMC — translation MRLQRLEIAGFKSFPDRAELAFDDGVTAIVGPNGCGKSNVVDAITWVLGEQSAKSLRGDRMEDVIFGGSDARKPTAAAEVRLRLAKVPASSPGGSGSGARAIAPSPAVTPQAAEPNAVLLDEEPRPIPPEFSLDEPLFVRDVEIGRRLYRSGESEYLIDGEVCRLRDIHDLLMDAGVGVKAYAVIEQGKIGQILTGKPTDRRQLIEEAAGVTKFKTRRRTAELKLEAAQQNLTRVEDIIFEVEKQRAALKRQAAKARRYKRLREELRRWEKVQFATRYRGLAAAIDSARARLADARERETAAAARLAEVEATLERIRIDLAEADSRATAAREAAHARELEIGRLQQQAAFERQQVGALTASIAGLGVELSALEARREPARVELEDRRQAAARAEAEREDATAALEHEEAAYQEAYRTIEGLESDVEASRSEIFSAMNAATALRHAVENAAAARGRAIELLSRLEIEGRDLRVEAERADRARAEAEDALARGRSALEENKVARAAAEFGLAAARGERERLAADFRSRENELAGREARLRSLEESDAAHVEYGDAARLVLSDATSRVAQRGAVADHLEVERGYERAVEACLGELLQHVVVESHDAARTGLALILEQDAGRCGFVVAGGTVPAVADSAERAPSGARSIWSVLRATGEYAPAIRAAVGEAWLAETLDAAIEASAFTARPVVTASGDVAHRGFVIEGGVKAEARGILATKAEIKDLRGTIESDRAMLARVREQLAAVEMRIAAGDAAIAALTDEQHRQEKVLVGSDLQLQRAAEEAERVARKQEQVGVDRRRAEEERDSLEARQAEARASIVRLEDEQRAADERFSVAQRRLLDAREALERQSRQVAEAKAAHATLVERATAIGAEVRRLEEAGRELEERITARADERRRAEERRTQLQASIVEAEQRLDESLRTFDQLREDVRAADDRSNTLRIEYDAMDAQIREARRTVDAIRDEVSRHEIARATAEGDLAHLAESCLEVVQATIEEVAAEVAQLEAEGEIAAVTLAEDVPTEEEREEEGDAAAFATAEQEVASARQGAPAALTVEQAIAQLKAKIERLGPVNILAIDQFDELESRHTFLTAQRKDLVDSISATNEAIRRIEKTTKERFQEAFDAINANFEQTFTTMFGGGRAGLVLIDEADELESGLDIIAQPPGKRLQSVQLLSGGEKALTAMALMFAIFKFRPSPFCLLDEIDAPLDDANIGRFVEMLKGMQDLTQFILITHNRKTMEIANRLYGVTMEEPGVSKLISLQLN, via the coding sequence ATGCGACTGCAACGGCTGGAGATTGCCGGTTTCAAGAGTTTCCCCGACCGCGCCGAGCTGGCCTTCGACGATGGCGTGACCGCCATTGTCGGGCCGAACGGGTGCGGGAAGAGCAACGTCGTTGATGCCATCACGTGGGTGCTTGGCGAGCAGAGCGCCAAGAGTCTGCGCGGCGACCGCATGGAAGACGTGATCTTCGGCGGCAGCGACGCTCGCAAGCCGACGGCGGCGGCGGAAGTGCGCCTGCGGCTCGCGAAGGTGCCCGCGTCGAGCCCGGGCGGATCGGGTTCCGGAGCGAGGGCGATCGCTCCCTCGCCTGCGGTGACGCCGCAGGCGGCCGAGCCGAACGCGGTCCTCCTCGACGAGGAGCCGCGACCTATTCCTCCGGAGTTCAGCCTCGACGAACCGTTGTTCGTGCGGGACGTCGAGATCGGGCGCCGCCTCTATCGATCCGGCGAGAGCGAGTACCTCATCGACGGCGAGGTCTGCCGCCTGCGCGACATCCACGACCTGCTGATGGATGCCGGCGTCGGCGTCAAGGCGTACGCCGTCATCGAGCAGGGGAAGATCGGGCAGATCCTGACGGGAAAACCCACCGACCGGCGGCAGCTGATCGAAGAGGCCGCCGGCGTCACCAAGTTCAAGACACGCCGCAGGACCGCGGAGCTGAAGCTCGAAGCGGCGCAGCAGAACCTCACGCGCGTCGAAGACATCATTTTCGAGGTCGAGAAGCAGCGTGCCGCGCTGAAGAGGCAAGCGGCAAAGGCGCGCCGTTACAAGCGCCTGCGCGAGGAGCTGCGGCGGTGGGAGAAGGTACAGTTTGCGACGAGGTACCGGGGTCTCGCGGCCGCGATCGACTCGGCGCGCGCGAGGCTTGCCGACGCGCGGGAGCGTGAAACCGCGGCGGCCGCGCGCCTGGCGGAGGTCGAAGCGACGCTCGAACGGATTCGCATCGACCTTGCGGAAGCCGACAGCCGCGCGACAGCCGCGCGCGAGGCCGCGCACGCGCGCGAGCTGGAGATCGGACGCCTGCAGCAGCAGGCCGCGTTCGAGCGCCAGCAGGTGGGGGCGCTGACCGCGAGCATCGCGGGGCTGGGCGTGGAACTGTCGGCGCTCGAAGCGCGGCGCGAGCCGGCGCGCGTGGAGCTGGAGGACCGGCGACAGGCGGCGGCGCGTGCCGAGGCGGAGCGGGAGGACGCCACGGCGGCGCTGGAACATGAAGAGGCCGCCTACCAGGAGGCGTACCGCACGATCGAGGGGCTCGAGAGCGACGTCGAGGCGTCGCGCAGCGAGATCTTCTCCGCGATGAACGCCGCCACCGCGCTTCGTCACGCGGTGGAGAACGCGGCGGCCGCGCGCGGCCGCGCGATCGAGCTGCTGTCGCGCCTGGAGATCGAGGGACGCGACCTGCGCGTGGAAGCCGAGCGCGCCGATCGCGCGCGGGCGGAGGCGGAGGACGCGCTGGCGCGCGGCCGCTCGGCGCTCGAGGAGAACAAGGTCGCGCGGGCCGCCGCCGAGTTCGGCCTGGCCGCCGCGCGCGGCGAGCGTGAACGGCTGGCCGCGGACTTCCGCAGCCGCGAAAACGAGCTGGCCGGCCGGGAGGCGCGGCTCCGCTCGCTCGAGGAAAGCGACGCCGCGCACGTGGAATACGGGGACGCGGCGCGGCTCGTGCTGTCCGACGCGACGTCCCGCGTGGCGCAGCGCGGCGCGGTGGCGGACCATCTCGAGGTGGAGCGCGGCTACGAGCGCGCCGTCGAAGCGTGTCTCGGCGAGCTGCTGCAGCACGTCGTCGTCGAATCGCATGATGCGGCGCGCACGGGCTTGGCGCTGATCCTCGAGCAGGACGCGGGCCGGTGCGGATTCGTGGTGGCTGGCGGCACGGTGCCGGCCGTGGCCGATTCGGCCGAACGGGCGCCGTCCGGCGCCAGGTCGATCTGGTCGGTGCTTCGTGCGACCGGCGAATACGCCCCCGCCATCCGCGCGGCGGTGGGCGAGGCATGGCTTGCCGAGACGCTCGACGCGGCGATCGAAGCCTCGGCGTTCACCGCGCGCCCGGTGGTGACCGCTTCGGGCGACGTGGCGCATCGCGGCTTCGTGATCGAGGGGGGCGTGAAAGCCGAGGCGCGGGGCATCCTGGCGACCAAGGCGGAGATCAAGGACCTGCGCGGCACGATCGAGTCCGACCGCGCGATGCTGGCGCGCGTCCGCGAGCAGCTCGCCGCGGTCGAAATGCGCATCGCTGCGGGCGATGCCGCGATCGCCGCGCTCACCGACGAGCAGCACCGGCAGGAGAAGGTCCTCGTCGGGTCCGACCTGCAGCTGCAGCGCGCCGCCGAGGAGGCCGAGCGGGTCGCGCGGAAGCAGGAACAGGTGGGTGTGGACCGGCGCCGCGCCGAGGAGGAGCGGGACAGCCTGGAGGCGCGGCAGGCCGAGGCGCGCGCGTCGATCGTGAGGCTCGAGGACGAGCAGCGCGCGGCGGACGAACGGTTTTCCGTGGCGCAGCGCCGGCTGCTCGACGCGCGCGAGGCGCTCGAGCGCCAGTCGCGCCAGGTGGCGGAGGCGAAGGCGGCGCACGCGACGCTCGTGGAGCGTGCCACCGCGATTGGCGCCGAAGTCCGGCGGCTCGAGGAGGCTGGACGCGAGCTCGAGGAGCGCATCACCGCGCGCGCCGACGAACGCCGCCGCGCCGAGGAGCGCCGTACCCAGCTGCAGGCCTCAATCGTGGAGGCGGAGCAGCGGCTCGACGAGAGCCTGAGGACGTTCGATCAGCTCAGGGAAGACGTCCGCGCGGCCGACGATCGCTCCAACACGCTGCGGATTGAATACGATGCGATGGACGCGCAGATCCGTGAGGCACGCCGCACCGTCGACGCCATCCGCGATGAGGTGAGCCGCCACGAGATCGCCCGGGCCACCGCCGAAGGGGACCTGGCGCACCTCGCGGAGAGCTGCCTCGAGGTCGTCCAGGCCACGATCGAGGAGGTCGCCGCCGAAGTCGCGCAGCTCGAGGCGGAGGGTGAGATCGCCGCGGTCACGCTCGCCGAGGACGTGCCGACAGAAGAGGAGCGCGAGGAGGAAGGGGACGCGGCCGCCTTCGCGACCGCGGAGCAGGAGGTCGCTTCGGCGCGCCAGGGCGCGCCGGCGGCGCTGACGGTCGAACAGGCGATCGCGCAGCTGAAAGCCAAGATCGAGCGGCTCGGCCCGGTGAACATCCTGGCGATCGATCAGTTCGACGAGCTGGAGAGCCGCCACACGTTCCTGACGGCGCAGCGGAAAGACCTCGTGGACTCGATCAGCGCCACCAACGAGGCGATCCGCCGCATCGAGAAGACGACGAAGGAACGCTTCCAGGAAGCGTTCGACGCCATCAACGCGAACTTCGAGCAGACCTTCACCACGATGTTCGGCGGCGGCCGCGCCGGGCTCGTGCTGATCGACGAGGCGGACGAGCTCGAAAGCGGGCTCGACATCATCGCGCAGCCCCCCGGCAAGCGCCTCCAGAGCGTGCAGCTGCTCTCGGGCGGCGAGAAGGCGCTGACGGCCATGGCGCTGATGTTCGCCATCTTCAAGTTCCGGCCCAGCCCGTTCTGCCTGCTCGACGAGATCGACGCGCCGCTCGACGATGCCAACATCGGCCGGTTCGTCGAGATGCTGAAGGGGATGCAGGATTTGACGCAGTTCATCCTGATCACCCACAACCGCAAGACCATGGAGATCGCCAACCGGCTCTACGGCGTCACGATGGAAGAGCCCGGCGTGTCGAAGCTGATCTCGCTTCAGCTCAATTGA